A section of the Cottoperca gobio chromosome 17, fCotGob3.1, whole genome shotgun sequence genome encodes:
- the trnau1apb gene encoding tRNA selenocysteine 1-associated protein 1-like isoform X1, with translation MFNRQTSLWMGDLDPYMDENFIKQAFSAMGESPFGVKIITHRITGGSAGYCFVELADEASVDRCVQRLNGKLVPGSNPPRKFKLNYATYGKRPEAGPEFSVFVGDLASEVDDFQLHQVFKKYLSCKGAKVVTDQYGYSRGYGFVKFGEEGEQKKAIEECQGTMLGGKPLRLSIAVAKSQKMSNYHGGQGQNFNSNYNQSQSSYYGSQGSGGQGGYYPQWGGYDQYSGYNSGYNSGYNSGYNYNYGPYGYPPPGHMMPPPPMGVPPMSTDMSGTVEQSHEEGGDIDEDNSEEPIPECDVEQWNKDFMQRSEELYDAMMNCHWEPLDSINSPIPSLS, from the exons ATGTTTAACAGACAGACGAGCCTGTGGATGGGTGAT TTGGACCCATACATGGATGAGAACTTCATCAAGCAGGCATTTAGCGCTATGGGAGAATCCCCGTTTGGAGTCAAGATCATCACTCACAGGATAACTGG TGGTTCAGCAGGATACTGCTTTGTGGAGCTGGCAGATGAAGCAAGTGTCGACCGCTGTGTCCAAAGACTGAACGGAAAACTGGTTCCTGGATCAAACCCG CCCCGGAAGTTTAAGCTAAACTATGCCACCTACGGCAAACGGCCAGAGGCAGG GCCCGAGTTCTCAGTGTTTGTGGGCGACTTGGCCTCCGAGGTGGACGACTTCCAACTGCACCAAGTTTTCAAGAAATATCTTTCCTGCAAGGGAGCCAAAGTAGTCACTGACCAGTATGGATACTCCAG AGGTTACGGCTTTGTCAAGTTTGGGGAGGAGGGCGAGCAGAAGAAAGCGATCGAGGAGTGTCAGGGCACGATGCTGGGGGGAAAGCCGCTCAGACTCAGTATTGCTGTCGCAAAGAG CCAGAAGATGAGCAACTACCATGGGGGCCAGGGCCAGAATTTCAATAGCAACTACAACCAGTCCCAGTCTAGTTACTACGGAAGCCAAGGCAGCGGGGGTCAGGGGGGTTACTACCCTCAGTGGGGTGGCTATGACCAGTACAGCGGCTACAACAGCGGCTACAACAGTGGCTATAACAGTggctataactataactatggGCCCTATGGATACCCCCCACCAGGCCACATGATGCCACCACCTCCCATGGGGGTGCCTCCCATGTCCACTGACATGTCAGGAACTGTAGAG CAGAGCCACGAGGAGGGTGGAGATATAGATGAGGATAACTCAGAAG agcCCATCCCTGAATGTGACGTAGAGCAGTGGAATAAAGATTTTATGCAACGCAGCGAGGAGCTCTACGACGCCATGATGAACTGTCACTGGGAACCCCTGGACTCTATTAACTCCCccatcccctccctctcctga
- the trnau1apb gene encoding tRNA selenocysteine 1-associated protein 1-like isoform X2: MFNRQTSLWMGDLDPYMDENFIKQAFSAMGESPFGVKIITHRITGGSAGYCFVELADEASVDRCVQRLNGKLVPGSNPPRKFKLNYATYGKRPEAGPEFSVFVGDLASEVDDFQLHQVFKKYLSCKGAKVVTDQYGYSRGYGFVKFGEEGEQKKAIEECQGTMLGGKPLRLSIAVAKSQKMSNYHGGQGQNFNSNYNQSQSSYYGSQGSGGQGGYYPQWGGYDQYSGYNSGYNSGYNSGYNYNYGPYGYPPPGHMMPPPPMGVPPMSTDMSGTVESHEEGGDIDEDNSEEPIPECDVEQWNKDFMQRSEELYDAMMNCHWEPLDSINSPIPSLS; this comes from the exons ATGTTTAACAGACAGACGAGCCTGTGGATGGGTGAT TTGGACCCATACATGGATGAGAACTTCATCAAGCAGGCATTTAGCGCTATGGGAGAATCCCCGTTTGGAGTCAAGATCATCACTCACAGGATAACTGG TGGTTCAGCAGGATACTGCTTTGTGGAGCTGGCAGATGAAGCAAGTGTCGACCGCTGTGTCCAAAGACTGAACGGAAAACTGGTTCCTGGATCAAACCCG CCCCGGAAGTTTAAGCTAAACTATGCCACCTACGGCAAACGGCCAGAGGCAGG GCCCGAGTTCTCAGTGTTTGTGGGCGACTTGGCCTCCGAGGTGGACGACTTCCAACTGCACCAAGTTTTCAAGAAATATCTTTCCTGCAAGGGAGCCAAAGTAGTCACTGACCAGTATGGATACTCCAG AGGTTACGGCTTTGTCAAGTTTGGGGAGGAGGGCGAGCAGAAGAAAGCGATCGAGGAGTGTCAGGGCACGATGCTGGGGGGAAAGCCGCTCAGACTCAGTATTGCTGTCGCAAAGAG CCAGAAGATGAGCAACTACCATGGGGGCCAGGGCCAGAATTTCAATAGCAACTACAACCAGTCCCAGTCTAGTTACTACGGAAGCCAAGGCAGCGGGGGTCAGGGGGGTTACTACCCTCAGTGGGGTGGCTATGACCAGTACAGCGGCTACAACAGCGGCTACAACAGTGGCTATAACAGTggctataactataactatggGCCCTATGGATACCCCCCACCAGGCCACATGATGCCACCACCTCCCATGGGGGTGCCTCCCATGTCCACTGACATGTCAGGAACTGTAGAG AGCCACGAGGAGGGTGGAGATATAGATGAGGATAACTCAGAAG agcCCATCCCTGAATGTGACGTAGAGCAGTGGAATAAAGATTTTATGCAACGCAGCGAGGAGCTCTACGACGCCATGATGAACTGTCACTGGGAACCCCTGGACTCTATTAACTCCCccatcccctccctctcctga
- the fitm1l gene encoding fat storage-inducing transmembrane protein 1, translating into MFLNTMLVVLTDLVARVMGNTVFRKHFHLLLSVMVMFGPALSLWVSQHSVFAKRSHFLYRMFLRSGWGWTCIFVGSFVFLLSFSIRRSLSLSIRHLSRLVVAGGLWFSFCKLLDLLENTTGSCYEPLLTGPEVANGQPLLVLREGESKSVCLRAGMLWRGYEVSEDVFLLCLCCLLLAEETAVFGPYLSLGGISGAPLRILFLFCVLLLWLWIFLLLCLLAYFPQFPTQLLGGALGCLSWRGLYQGWYRRGPSWYCPGRPGLGLLNTKTSSAEAEDAQVNHDHCN; encoded by the exons ATGTTCCTCAACACGATGCTCGTGGTCCTGACGGACCTGGTGGCCCGGGTCATGGGTAACACTGTGTTCCGGAAGCACTTCCACCTGCTGCTGTCAGTAATGGTGATGTTCGGCCCTGCACTGAGCCTCTGGGTCTCCCAGCACAGCGTCTTTGCCAAGAGAAGCCACTTCCTCTACAG gATGTTCTTGCGCTCTGGTTGGGGCTGGACCTGCATCTTTGTCGGCTCcttcgtcttcctcctctccttctccatccgtcgctctctctctctctccatccgtCACCTCTCCCGGCTCGTGGTGGCTGGCGGATTGTGGTTCAGTTTCTGTAAACTCCTGGACCTTCTGGAGAACACCACCGGAAGCTGCTACGAACCTTTACTCACCGGCCCAGAGGTCGCCAACGGGCAGCCTCTGTTGGTGTTGCGAGAAGGGGAGAGTAAGTCTGTGTGCCTCAGAGCTGGGATGCTGTGGAGGGGGTATGAAGTTTCAGAAGATGtgttcctcctctgtctctgctgcttgCTGTTGGCTGAGGAAACAGCCGTGTTCGGCCCTTATCTGAGCCTGGGTGGGATCTCAGGTGCCCCACTGAGGATCCTCTTCctgttctgtgttctgctgcTCTGGCTCTGGATctttctgctgctctgtctcttAGCGTACTTCCCTCAGTTCCCCACTCAGCTGCTAGGAGGCGCTCTGGGGTGTCTGAGCTGGAGGGGACTGTACCAGGGTTGGTATCGCCGGGGGCCCAGCTGGTACTGCCCCGGGAGGCCTGGACTGGGACTGCTCAACACCAAGACCAGCAGTGCTGAAGCAGAGGACGCACAAGTGAACCATGACCACTGCAATTAA